In the Flavobacterium pallidum genome, one interval contains:
- a CDS encoding DUF6427 family protein: MITTIFSKSRPFNYILVTGLLIICFIMIQSTHLTGIDFGLVLAKKAAFLGILISSLFITNFVTKRNGLSKDSTYPFLFFFLFLILFPSVLLDSKIVVSNFFLLLAMRRLVSLQSLITPKEKIFDASLWIFVAALFHFWAILFILLVFISVFFHVSRDYRNWILPYIAFFGVSVTYLMIAIIFDRSLIDDVINQSQIDLTFSYFTNKAENIAFSVFAAIAFLFFGAQLISLPSKPLILHASYKKVLFGFVIAVVVFIISPGKDNSLLVYTFMPLSIMATSYIENLKMTTVREVAMLILAATSLFSFFAQL, translated from the coding sequence ATGATAACAACTATTTTTAGCAAATCGAGGCCATTTAATTATATTTTGGTCACAGGGCTGCTGATAATATGCTTCATAATGATCCAGTCAACCCACCTGACTGGCATTGATTTCGGTTTGGTGTTGGCTAAAAAAGCTGCTTTTCTGGGGATATTGATCAGCTCGCTGTTCATTACGAATTTTGTGACCAAAAGGAACGGCCTCAGCAAGGACAGTACTTACCCGTTCCTGTTTTTCTTCCTGTTCCTGATTTTGTTTCCGTCGGTATTGCTGGATTCAAAGATTGTCGTGTCTAATTTTTTCCTGCTTTTAGCCATGCGCAGGCTCGTATCGTTGCAATCGTTGATTACGCCAAAGGAAAAAATATTCGATGCCTCGCTGTGGATTTTCGTTGCGGCCTTGTTCCATTTTTGGGCGATATTGTTTATCCTACTGGTATTTATTTCCGTGTTTTTCCATGTGTCGCGCGATTACCGGAATTGGATATTACCGTACATCGCTTTTTTTGGGGTGAGTGTGACGTACCTTATGATTGCGATCATTTTTGACAGGAGCCTGATTGACGATGTAATCAATCAATCACAAATCGATTTGACCTTTTCGTATTTCACGAATAAGGCGGAGAACATCGCATTTTCGGTTTTCGCTGCTATCGCATTCCTGTTCTTTGGCGCGCAGTTGATCTCTTTGCCTTCAAAGCCGTTGATTTTACACGCTTCATACAAAAAAGTGCTTTTTGGTTTTGTGATAGCGGTGGTCGTTTTCATAATCTCTCCGGGCAAAGACAACAGCCTTTTGGTGTATACGTTCATGCCGTTGTCGATTATGGCGACAAGCTATATTGAAAACCTGAAAATGACTACAGTAAGGGAAGTTGCCATGCTGATTTTGGCCGCGACAAGCTTATTTTCGTTTTTCGCCCAGTTATAA
- a CDS encoding DUF6341 family protein — protein sequence MFKAFFEAIQFLFVDILFKPLDLLRHLELKSWYGWWISNGVSWILMGICAYYTVYWIKQLQLHKENGEENQDTTAHSFLNK from the coding sequence ATGTTTAAAGCATTTTTTGAAGCCATCCAGTTCCTTTTTGTGGACATCCTTTTCAAACCGCTTGACCTTTTGAGGCATTTGGAATTGAAAAGCTGGTATGGTTGGTGGATTTCGAACGGCGTGAGCTGGATCCTTATGGGAATTTGTGCTTACTATACTGTTTACTGGATTAAACAATTACAGCTTCACAAAGAAAACGGAGAAGAAAACCAGGATACTACCGCGCATTCGTTCTTAAACAAATAA
- the purD gene encoding phosphoribosylamine--glycine ligase has protein sequence MTILLLGSGGREHALAWKMLQSPLCDALFVAPGNAGTASIAKNVSINPTDFEAIKNFVLQEDVDMVVVGPEDPLVHGIFDFFRDDKALEHIPVIGPSKIGAQLEGSKEFAKEFLVKHNIPTAAYESFTAETVAQGWEFLETLQPPYVLKADGLAAGKGVLIIHDLAEAKRELHNMLVDKKFGNASTKVVIEEFLDGIELSCFVITDGKNYKILPTAKDYKRIGEGDTGLNTGGMGAVSPVPFADAVLLEKIETHIVKPTIAGLQEDDIPYKGFVFIGLINVKGEPMVIEYNVRMGDPETEVVIPRLKSDLVAMFTAVANQQLEDFPLEIDERSATTIMVVSGGYPEDYEKGKIISGLEMIEDSIVFHAGTAEKNGEVVTNGGRVLAITSYGDNFDEAIKKSYQNIAKLHFDKMYYRKDIGFDLFV, from the coding sequence ATGACGATTTTACTTTTAGGTTCCGGCGGAAGAGAACACGCACTGGCATGGAAAATGCTTCAAAGCCCTTTATGCGATGCGCTTTTTGTGGCGCCGGGAAATGCCGGAACCGCTTCGATTGCGAAGAACGTTTCGATAAACCCGACAGATTTCGAAGCCATCAAAAACTTTGTGCTCCAGGAAGATGTGGACATGGTCGTGGTAGGTCCCGAAGACCCTTTGGTGCACGGTATTTTTGATTTTTTCCGTGATGATAAAGCATTGGAACATATACCGGTGATCGGGCCGTCGAAAATCGGCGCGCAACTCGAAGGCAGTAAGGAATTTGCGAAGGAGTTTTTAGTGAAACACAACATCCCAACCGCTGCTTATGAAAGCTTTACTGCTGAAACCGTGGCGCAAGGATGGGAATTCCTCGAAACTTTGCAGCCGCCATATGTTTTAAAAGCCGACGGACTGGCAGCAGGAAAAGGCGTTTTAATCATCCATGATCTTGCTGAAGCCAAAAGGGAACTGCACAACATGCTTGTCGATAAAAAGTTCGGGAACGCCAGTACGAAAGTCGTGATTGAGGAATTCCTGGATGGCATCGAGCTGAGTTGCTTTGTAATCACCGACGGCAAAAATTATAAGATCCTGCCCACCGCAAAAGATTACAAACGTATCGGGGAGGGCGACACCGGATTGAATACGGGTGGAATGGGCGCAGTGTCACCGGTTCCTTTTGCCGATGCGGTATTATTGGAAAAAATAGAAACACACATTGTTAAGCCTACGATTGCTGGGCTACAGGAAGATGACATCCCATATAAGGGTTTTGTATTTATCGGATTGATCAATGTGAAAGGCGAGCCCATGGTGATTGAATACAATGTGCGTATGGGCGATCCGGAAACGGAAGTCGTCATCCCGAGGCTGAAATCCGATCTGGTGGCTATGTTTACTGCTGTGGCGAACCAGCAGCTTGAGGATTTCCCTTTGGAGATTGACGAGCGCAGCGCCACGACCATTATGGTCGTTTCCGGCGGTTATCCTGAAGATTACGAGAAAGGAAAAATCATCAGCGGGTTGGAAATGATTGAGGATTCGATTGTTTTCCATGCAGGAACAGCTGAGAAAAACGGGGAAGTGGTTACCAACGGAGGACGTGTCCTTGCGATTACATCTTACGGCGACAACTTCGATGAGGCCATAAAAAAATCTTACCAAAATATAGCGAAACTACATTTTGATAAGATGTATTATAGGAAGGATATCGGTTTCGACTTATTTGTTTAA
- a CDS encoding phenylacetate--CoA ligase family protein, producing the protein MKEAKAELDKIIRLNDEQHHAFIENKKRDIAEFHLKHNAFYRNLNTSAEYTWWKNLPVLTKKNLQVPLQQRLSEGFPETKVYINKTSGSSGDPFIFAKDKYSHALTWASNIYRFGWYGIDFNEALQARFYGIPLDFMGYKKERLKDWLAHRYRFPIFDLSDKVLDDFLKHFRTKKFDYINGYTSSIVLFAKFLKRKNILLKDICPTLKVCMVTSEMLFDDDKNLLETQFGCPVVNEYGASELDLIAFQNPQDEWQVNAETLFVEILDEHNNVLPYGEEGRIVITSLFNKAHPFIRYDIGDIGILDEKSTLKKPLLKKLVGRTNDIALLPSGKKSPGLTFYYVTKSIIEDDGNVKEFIIIQTKKDTFEIDYVSEKILAPEQIAKIEAAIAQYLEPGLHFTFNRKTTLERSNRGKLKQFRSLL; encoded by the coding sequence ATGAAGGAAGCAAAGGCCGAATTGGATAAAATCATCCGCCTGAACGACGAACAGCATCATGCTTTCATTGAAAATAAAAAAAGGGATATTGCAGAATTCCATTTAAAGCACAATGCTTTTTACCGGAATTTAAACACTTCCGCAGAATATACTTGGTGGAAAAATCTGCCGGTGCTTACAAAGAAAAATCTTCAGGTCCCTTTACAACAAAGGCTTTCTGAGGGTTTCCCAGAAACAAAAGTTTACATCAACAAGACTTCCGGTTCCTCGGGCGACCCTTTTATTTTTGCAAAGGACAAATACAGCCACGCACTGACCTGGGCTTCCAATATTTACCGTTTCGGATGGTATGGCATCGATTTCAACGAGGCGCTACAGGCAAGGTTTTATGGTATTCCGCTTGACTTTATGGGCTATAAAAAAGAGCGGCTTAAAGATTGGCTGGCGCACCGTTACCGTTTCCCGATTTTTGACCTTTCGGATAAAGTGCTTGACGATTTTCTGAAGCATTTCCGCACCAAAAAATTCGACTACATCAATGGATATACGAGTTCAATCGTTTTGTTCGCCAAATTTCTGAAACGCAAAAACATCCTTTTAAAAGACATTTGCCCAACGTTGAAAGTCTGCATGGTGACTTCTGAAATGCTTTTTGACGATGATAAAAACCTGTTGGAAACACAATTTGGGTGTCCGGTTGTCAATGAATACGGGGCTTCGGAACTGGATTTGATTGCTTTCCAGAATCCGCAGGACGAGTGGCAGGTGAACGCCGAGACGCTTTTTGTCGAAATCCTGGACGAGCATAATAATGTCCTGCCTTACGGAGAAGAAGGACGCATCGTCATCACGTCGCTGTTCAATAAGGCGCATCCGTTTATCCGTTATGATATAGGCGATATCGGGATCCTGGATGAAAAAAGTACGCTGAAAAAACCTTTACTCAAAAAACTCGTTGGCCGTACAAATGATATTGCGTTATTGCCAAGCGGCAAAAAATCCCCGGGACTGACATTTTATTATGTCACCAAAAGCATTATCGAAGATGACGGTAATGTCAAGGAATTCATCATCATCCAAACCAAAAAAGATACTTTTGAAATTGATTACGTCAGCGAAAAAATACTGGCTCCTGAACAGATTGCAAAAATTGAAGCAGCCATCGCACAATATCTCGAACCCGGATTGCATTTTACCTTCAACAGGAAAACGACACTGGAACGCAGCAATCGGGGGAAACTCAAACAATTCCGCAGCTTGCTATGA
- a CDS encoding glycosyltransferase family 2 protein: MSTSSKEKIKPIKMERPVVSIITPSYNSASFITQTIRSVQEQTFLHWELLITDDCSTDDTVEIINAFIKADSRIKLFTLPQNAGPGVARNHSLNHAAGKYIAFLDSDDLWKPEKLEKQIRFMAQSGQHFTFTFYDCMDENGDLMNQRVEAPETLSYKQLFFCNYVGNLTGIYDSDYFGKIPVSSIKKRQDWIVWLTILKKLKYAKPVPESLAVYRIRTKSVSSSKMNLLQYNYAVYRDFHRLNVIAALACMAIFLVVQLLVKPRYVKKS, translated from the coding sequence TTGTCAACATCTTCAAAGGAGAAGATAAAGCCTATTAAGATGGAAAGGCCGGTCGTCAGCATCATCACGCCATCTTACAATTCCGCTTCGTTTATTACCCAAACCATACGCTCTGTCCAGGAACAGACCTTTTTGCATTGGGAGCTGCTGATTACCGATGATTGCTCCACGGACGACACGGTGGAAATCATCAACGCTTTCATAAAAGCAGACAGCCGGATAAAGCTTTTTACGCTTCCGCAGAATGCAGGGCCGGGTGTGGCCCGAAACCATTCCCTGAACCATGCGGCCGGAAAATACATCGCCTTCCTTGATTCCGATGACCTCTGGAAACCTGAAAAACTGGAAAAGCAAATCCGTTTCATGGCGCAATCGGGCCAGCATTTCACTTTCACTTTTTATGATTGCATGGATGAAAACGGCGATTTGATGAACCAACGTGTCGAAGCCCCGGAAACATTGTCTTACAAGCAGCTTTTCTTTTGCAATTACGTCGGCAACCTGACCGGGATTTACGACAGCGATTATTTCGGCAAAATCCCCGTTTCATCCATAAAAAAACGGCAGGACTGGATCGTATGGCTCACCATCCTCAAAAAGCTGAAGTATGCGAAACCTGTTCCGGAAAGCCTTGCTGTATACAGGATCAGGACAAAATCGGTGTCGTCTTCAAAAATGAATTTACTGCAATACAATTATGCCGTATACCGAGACTTCCATCGGTTGAATGTCATCGCGGCATTAGCCTGCATGGCGATTTTCCTGGTGGTACAGCTGTTGGTCAAGCCGCGTTACGTCAAAAAGTCATAG
- a CDS encoding undecaprenyl-phosphate glucose phosphotransferase: MTAAHTGRYSKYIRPISVAIDLLVINVLCLFFFRELNLNTLYYIAYQTLGWFIISYFVKFYEVYRFTTPVEILSRLVKQGVIFTLIVIAFFPFSKNVIFSGNAIAIFMIWSFALITIFKFLLFYYLKKYRIVTGSNFRSAVIIGYTPEAIRLKELFEVRNDYGYRFMGYFSDKKTNQNITGKIDNLKGFVLEHNVDEIYCSLNEMSNEQVRDIVDFADENNKTIKFIPDSKEIFSKNLKMDYYEMFPVLSLKKTILHDPATKIFKRAFDIVFSLFVILGLLSWLVPILAIIIKLESKGPVFFKQGRPGIDEKEFFCYKFRSMKINKTTEREASKNDPRVTKIGKFMRKTSVDEMPQFLNVLLGDMSVVGPRPHLWSQNKAYGNKIKKYMMRHYVKPGITGLAQVRGFRGEIETDDDMINRIKFDVFYIENWSLLLDLKIIVQTVVNIFKGEDKAY; this comes from the coding sequence ATGACCGCAGCCCACACAGGTAGATACTCAAAATACATACGCCCCATTAGTGTCGCTATCGACCTATTGGTCATCAATGTATTGTGCCTGTTTTTCTTCAGGGAACTGAATCTCAATACGCTGTATTATATTGCTTACCAGACACTGGGCTGGTTCATCATTTCGTATTTCGTAAAATTTTATGAAGTGTACCGTTTTACGACCCCGGTTGAAATCCTCTCAAGGCTGGTCAAACAGGGCGTCATATTTACCCTGATTGTCATTGCTTTTTTTCCGTTTTCGAAAAATGTCATTTTCAGCGGAAATGCGATTGCCATCTTCATGATCTGGAGCTTTGCACTGATTACAATATTCAAGTTCCTGCTTTTCTATTATCTGAAAAAATACAGGATTGTCACCGGAAGCAATTTCCGCAGCGCAGTAATCATTGGCTATACGCCAGAAGCCATACGGCTTAAGGAATTATTCGAGGTCAGGAATGATTACGGATACCGTTTTATGGGCTATTTTTCAGATAAGAAAACCAACCAGAACATCACCGGTAAAATCGACAACCTCAAAGGATTTGTGCTCGAGCATAACGTCGATGAAATTTATTGCTCACTGAACGAAATGAGCAACGAACAAGTAAGGGATATCGTGGACTTTGCCGATGAAAACAACAAAACGATCAAGTTTATCCCGGATTCAAAGGAAATTTTCTCAAAAAACCTGAAAATGGATTACTATGAGATGTTCCCGGTTTTATCGCTCAAAAAAACGATCCTGCATGATCCCGCAACCAAAATATTCAAAAGGGCTTTCGACATTGTTTTCTCCCTGTTCGTCATCCTGGGCCTGCTCTCGTGGCTCGTCCCGATTTTAGCGATCATCATCAAACTGGAATCCAAAGGGCCTGTATTCTTTAAGCAGGGAAGGCCGGGAATAGATGAAAAGGAATTTTTCTGCTACAAATTCCGCTCGATGAAAATCAACAAAACCACAGAAAGGGAAGCGTCTAAAAACGACCCGCGGGTGACCAAAATAGGGAAATTCATGCGCAAGACCAGCGTAGATGAAATGCCGCAGTTCCTCAATGTATTGCTCGGTGACATGTCGGTCGTAGGGCCAAGGCCACACCTTTGGTCACAAAATAAAGCATACGGGAACAAAATCAAGAAATACATGATGCGCCATTATGTTAAACCGGGCATTACCGGACTGGCTCAGGTTCGCGGCTTCCGTGGTGAAATCGAAACCGATGACGATATGATCAACAGGATTAAGTTTGACGTTTTTTATATCGAAAACTGGTCGCTGCTGCTGGATTTGAAAATTATCGTGCAAACTGTTGTCAACATCTTCAAAGGAGAAGATAAAGCCTATTAA
- a CDS encoding UDP-glucuronic acid decarboxylase family protein yields MKRILITGAAGFLGSHLCDRFISEGYYVIGMDNLITGDLKNIQHLFGHKDFEFYHHDITKFVHIPGRLDYILHFASPASPIDYLKIPIQTLKVGSLGTHNLLGLARVKKSRILIASTSEVYGDPLVHPQTEDYYGNVNTIGPRGVYDEAKRFQESITMAYHTFHNVETRIVRIFNTYGPRMRLNDGRVIPAFIGQALRGEDLTIFGDGMQTRSFCYVDDQVEGIYRLLQSDYALPVNIGNPDEITIKDFAEEIIKLTGTKQKVVYHPLPVNDPLQRQPDISKAKAILGWEPKVNREEGMKITYDYFKSLSSEELLKEEHKDFTGFIH; encoded by the coding sequence ATGAAAAGAATACTCATTACCGGCGCGGCAGGTTTTTTAGGATCGCATCTTTGTGATCGTTTTATCTCAGAAGGATATTATGTCATTGGAATGGATAACCTGATTACCGGAGACCTTAAAAATATCCAGCATTTATTCGGTCATAAAGACTTTGAATTTTACCATCACGACATTACTAAATTCGTACACATTCCCGGGAGATTGGATTATATCCTGCATTTCGCCTCACCGGCAAGCCCGATCGATTACCTTAAGATTCCTATCCAGACGCTCAAAGTGGGTTCCTTAGGTACCCACAACCTCCTTGGATTGGCCAGGGTCAAGAAATCCAGGATTTTGATTGCGTCGACATCAGAAGTTTATGGGGATCCGCTGGTACATCCACAGACTGAGGATTATTACGGAAACGTTAATACCATTGGCCCGCGTGGCGTTTACGATGAAGCCAAGCGGTTCCAGGAATCCATCACGATGGCCTACCATACGTTCCATAATGTCGAAACACGGATCGTGAGGATTTTCAATACCTATGGACCACGGATGCGACTCAACGACGGGCGGGTTATCCCAGCGTTTATCGGGCAGGCATTGCGGGGCGAGGACCTGACCATTTTCGGTGATGGCATGCAGACGCGTTCCTTCTGTTATGTCGATGACCAGGTAGAGGGAATATACAGGCTGCTGCAGTCTGATTATGCACTTCCCGTGAATATCGGGAACCCGGATGAAATTACGATAAAGGATTTTGCCGAAGAAATCATAAAACTTACCGGTACAAAACAAAAAGTAGTGTACCATCCGCTGCCTGTAAATGATCCGCTGCAACGCCAGCCGGATATTTCGAAAGCCAAAGCCATTTTAGGTTGGGAACCTAAAGTAAACAGGGAAGAGGGTATGAAAATAACCTACGACTATTTTAAATCGTTATCTTCTGAAGAACTCCTTAAGGAAGAACACAAAGACTTTACGGGATTTATACATTAA
- a CDS encoding O-antigen ligase family protein, with amino-acid sequence MFLILSLLSIPMPYAVNGIAVGLFALVTIICCKKANIRIERALVYPVLLYLLMAASIIWSHDKEATTRAISKVLPLLVLPACFIIGPRYSLNQKRKIMMFYSYGILLYCIFYLVKALVNYIETNDFSTFFYHKLVTEDVNAIHVSIYAALAFFWFFTKNEKRTFDKLAMFLLAIFIVLLSSKNVILMLVVLMIFYEIFYFKATQKIKWITLGLLVLLSATMLFSSKIRDRFLVEFKSNQQEGTINTDFGPQGKVYNVSIKQAWEKEHFEQNEYFPGAAFRVYQFRIFTEMLHEDDIFFTGYGLNATDFRIEQKGLEHTVFSGNGENEGYQKKNFHNQYVQLFAETGVFGFLLLLIIVFVNLKNAFKTKDFVHISFAILMISLFLTESFLARQRGVVFFAAIYCLFNSGIALKSRDKE; translated from the coding sequence TTGTTCCTCATCCTTTCCCTGCTTTCCATTCCTATGCCGTATGCCGTAAACGGGATTGCCGTGGGGCTTTTCGCTCTGGTGACAATCATCTGCTGTAAAAAGGCCAATATCCGTATAGAAAGGGCGCTGGTTTATCCGGTTTTATTGTACCTGCTCATGGCCGCCTCCATCATCTGGAGCCACGATAAGGAAGCCACCACACGGGCCATATCCAAGGTCCTGCCGCTGTTGGTTTTGCCCGCCTGTTTTATCATAGGACCCAGGTATTCGCTGAACCAGAAGCGAAAAATCATGATGTTCTACAGTTATGGAATATTACTTTACTGTATATTTTACCTGGTAAAGGCATTGGTAAACTATATAGAAACCAATGATTTTTCAACGTTCTTTTATCATAAGCTGGTAACAGAGGATGTAAACGCGATACACGTATCGATTTACGCCGCGCTGGCATTTTTCTGGTTTTTCACAAAAAATGAAAAACGTACTTTTGATAAACTGGCTATGTTCTTGTTGGCCATTTTTATCGTTTTATTATCTTCGAAGAATGTCATCTTGATGCTGGTGGTACTCATGATCTTCTATGAGATTTTTTACTTCAAGGCCACACAGAAGATAAAATGGATTACGCTGGGACTCTTAGTGCTGCTATCGGCCACGATGCTGTTTTCCAGTAAGATCAGGGACAGGTTTCTTGTCGAGTTTAAATCGAACCAACAGGAAGGCACTATCAATACGGATTTTGGCCCCCAGGGTAAAGTGTATAACGTCAGCATCAAACAAGCGTGGGAAAAAGAGCATTTTGAGCAAAATGAATATTTCCCCGGAGCGGCTTTCCGGGTGTACCAATTCAGGATTTTTACTGAAATGCTTCATGAAGATGACATTTTTTTTACGGGTTACGGACTCAATGCGACCGATTTCAGGATTGAGCAGAAAGGATTGGAGCACACGGTTTTCTCAGGAAATGGGGAAAACGAAGGCTACCAGAAAAAGAATTTCCACAACCAATATGTACAGCTGTTTGCCGAAACAGGCGTTTTTGGATTCCTGCTGCTGCTTATCATCGTATTTGTGAATTTAAAAAACGCCTTTAAAACCAAAGATTTTGTGCATATTTCTTTCGCAATTCTAATGATAAGTTTATTTTTGACCGAATCATTCCTCGCAAGGCAAAGGGGTGTGGTGTTTTTTGCAGCGATCTATTGCCTTTTCAATTCAGGGATTGCGCTAAAATCCCGGGATAAAGAATAA
- a CDS encoding DUF1972 domain-containing protein produces MKIAILGTRGIPNYYGGFEQFAEFFSVYLAEKGHEVYVYNSHNHPFQEPVFHQVNIIHKNDPEHKLGTFGQFIYDYNCIMDSRKRGFDIILQLGYTSNSIWFFLLPKKPVIITNMDGIEWKRSKYSRPVQQFLKFAERLAAISSDFLVSDSLGIKDFLKKRYGKDSTYIAYGAHPFENPDASLLQQYQVESGKYNMIMARFEPENNLDMVLEGVVLSGDVTPILVVGKHETKYGKYLKDKFREHSHIRFMGGIYNLEHLNNLRFYSNIYFHGHSVGGTNPSLLEAMASRAFIAAHNNSFNRGVLGENAVYFSNPQEVKNILQSIKKNDNLQLVQHNFESIVNDFNWEKINGQYLQLFHECFSGTKKRN; encoded by the coding sequence ATGAAAATAGCCATACTCGGAACCCGCGGAATACCAAATTATTATGGTGGTTTCGAGCAATTTGCCGAATTTTTTTCAGTTTACCTCGCTGAAAAAGGGCACGAGGTGTATGTTTACAATTCGCACAACCACCCATTCCAGGAACCGGTTTTCCATCAGGTGAACATCATCCATAAAAATGACCCGGAGCATAAGTTAGGAACTTTCGGACAATTCATCTATGATTATAACTGCATCATGGATTCCCGTAAGCGCGGTTTTGACATCATCCTGCAACTTGGATATACCAGCAATTCCATTTGGTTTTTCCTTTTGCCCAAAAAGCCGGTAATCATCACCAATATGGATGGCATCGAATGGAAACGCTCCAAGTATTCCAGGCCGGTGCAGCAGTTCCTTAAATTTGCCGAAAGGCTTGCCGCCATCAGCAGTGATTTCCTGGTATCAGATTCGCTCGGGATAAAGGATTTCCTTAAAAAGCGCTACGGAAAGGATTCGACTTACATCGCTTATGGTGCGCATCCGTTTGAAAATCCTGATGCCTCGCTGTTGCAGCAATACCAGGTTGAAAGCGGCAAGTACAACATGATCATGGCGCGGTTCGAACCCGAGAACAACCTGGACATGGTGTTGGAAGGCGTGGTGTTGAGCGGTGACGTAACGCCGATTTTGGTTGTCGGCAAACATGAAACCAAATATGGGAAATACCTCAAGGATAAATTCCGCGAACATTCACACATCCGCTTTATGGGCGGAATCTATAACCTGGAACACCTCAATAACCTTCGGTTTTATTCCAACATTTACTTTCACGGGCATTCCGTGGGGGGAACAAATCCATCGTTGCTCGAGGCGATGGCATCCAGGGCATTCATTGCGGCACACAACAACAGTTTCAACCGCGGTGTGCTAGGGGAAAATGCAGTGTATTTTTCGAATCCGCAGGAAGTGAAAAATATCCTTCAGTCAATCAAAAAAAATGATAACTTGCAGTTGGTTCAGCATAATTTTGAATCCATAGTAAACGACTTTAACTGGGAAAAAATCAATGGCCAATACCTCCAATTATTCCACGAATGCTTTTCAGGAACTAAAAAACGAAACTAA
- the wecB gene encoding non-hydrolyzing UDP-N-acetylglucosamine 2-epimerase, whose amino-acid sequence MKSILFLFGTRPEAIKMAPLIHCLSNDPEFRIKVGVTAQHREMLDQVLDFFEINVDYDLNVMSPDQKLHTLTSRLIADITNDILLKESFDFVLVQGDTTTVLAASLAAFYQKVKVVHLEAGLRSGNMDAPFPEEMNRILTSKLASIHLCPTENAKANLFAENIKENVYVVGNTVIDALFLGLEKLREMPDTSFSEKYHNIDFTKKIILVTCHRRENFGQPFESICKALLTIAAQHQDDVEIVYPVHPNPNVQKAAHQHLVARNIKLISPLDYPDLIWMMSKSYMILTDSGGIQEEAPSLGKPVIVLREVTERIEGITAGNAVLAGSSVEKIIAETSRLLSDRYYYDSFTASANPYGDGNAGSKIVALFKTAFSG is encoded by the coding sequence ATGAAAAGCATTTTATTCCTTTTTGGGACAAGGCCTGAAGCAATCAAAATGGCGCCGCTTATCCATTGCCTGAGTAACGATCCAGAGTTCCGCATAAAGGTTGGCGTTACGGCACAGCATCGGGAAATGCTGGACCAGGTTTTGGATTTTTTTGAAATAAATGTGGATTACGACCTCAATGTCATGTCGCCTGACCAGAAGCTGCACACTTTAACCTCCCGTTTGATTGCCGACATTACCAACGATATTTTATTAAAGGAGTCTTTCGATTTTGTATTGGTCCAGGGCGATACCACAACGGTGCTTGCAGCATCGCTGGCCGCTTTTTATCAGAAAGTAAAAGTAGTCCATCTCGAAGCAGGGTTGCGGAGTGGCAACATGGATGCCCCCTTTCCTGAAGAAATGAACAGGATACTGACATCAAAACTGGCCAGCATACACCTCTGCCCTACGGAAAATGCCAAAGCCAATTTATTTGCAGAAAACATCAAGGAAAACGTTTATGTAGTGGGGAACACCGTTATTGATGCCTTATTCCTGGGTTTGGAAAAACTGCGTGAAATGCCCGATACGTCATTTTCTGAAAAATACCACAACATTGATTTTACCAAAAAAATCATCCTGGTGACCTGCCACAGGCGGGAAAATTTTGGGCAGCCATTCGAATCAATCTGTAAAGCACTATTAACCATTGCTGCACAGCACCAGGACGATGTGGAGATTGTATACCCTGTACATCCCAACCCAAATGTGCAAAAAGCAGCGCACCAGCATCTCGTGGCCAGGAATATAAAACTCATCTCCCCGCTTGATTATCCTGACCTGATCTGGATGATGAGCAAATCCTATATGATCCTCACCGATTCAGGGGGCATACAAGAGGAAGCGCCAAGCCTTGGGAAACCGGTGATTGTTTTAAGGGAAGTCACCGAGCGGATTGAAGGTATCACTGCCGGAAATGCCGTTTTGGCCGGATCTTCGGTTGAAAAAATCATTGCTGAAACCTCGCGGCTGCTTTCTGATAGGTACTATTATGATTCGTTTACAGCTTCAGCAAACCCTTATGGCGACGGCAATGCGGGCAGTAAAATTGTGGCATTGTTTAAAACCGCTTTCAGCGGCTAG